Within the bacterium genome, the region TTCTTTGAAAGTATAATAGTAAAATGCAATATCTATGCCTTTATTTCTATACCCCTCAATGACACCCATGGTTATAACCCTAAGCCGATTGATCTTCTTTGAGTAATATAGAAGTTTTATTATTCCAAACGGGAAAAGCCTTCCGCTTCTCAGGTGTATCAAAGCCTGATTGACATCCGGCAGGGCCAGCGAAAATCCTACAGGTTTACCATCAACCTCGGCAATGAAAACCAGGTCCTTGTCCGCTATCATTTTTAGCTCCTTAGCAAGATGAAGAAATTCAGCTTCCGTCATTGGCACAAAACCCCAATTCTTTTCCCATGCCTTGTTGTAAACTTCAAAAAGACGCCGTATTTCTTCGTCAAGTTTGGAAAAATCAACCTTCCTTATTGCGAACCCGCCTTTTTTGAGAGCATAGTTGCCAAGCTTCTCAAGTCTTTCCGGTATTCTCGGCGTGTCAACTATCCATGCCCACAAATCCTTGGCTTTTTCCATTCCGTATCCCTCGATTAGCTCGATATAATACTTCGGGTTATATGTCATCATAACCACAGGTGGACTATCAAAGCCTTTTACCAGAAGGCCGCACGAATAGTTGGTTGATGGATTCATGGGACCTATAGCAGCTTCAACTCCCTTGTTTTTAAGCCAGTTCGCCGCTGCTTCAAAAAGCGAATTAGCAACACCCTGATTATGGATGCATTCGAAAAAGCCCCAATACCCCCAATTAAGTTCCTGAAACGATATGAAATTAGGGTCGTATATAGCTGCAATCCTACCGAGAACCTGTCCCTTATCAACCGCCAAAAAATACTTCGCCTCAGCGTGCTTCCAAAATGGATGCTTGTTAAAATTATGGAGTTTGTACTCCTCACCCACAAGTGGCGCGACCCAGTTGGGCTCGTACTTGTAAACTTTCCACGGAAAATGAATAAATGCCGCAAGGTGCGCCCTATCTTTAACCTCGATAACCTTGTGAGCCATAAATCCTCCTCCCCAGATATCAGCTTTTTATCTTTTTTATCTCAGCATCGGCTTTGCCTTTGAAAAACTGAATAACCACATTCTCGTTTGGAACGAGTGTGGAACTATCTTTAATTATATTACCATTACGCCATACAATGGAAAATCCCCTTGAGAGCGTGTTCTCAACGGAAAGAAGCTTTATCTTCTCGCTCAAGTGCTCGACTCTCTTTTTGGCTCGCTCAAGGTTTAGTTTAACGATGTTCTCGGCTCTCATTCTCAACTCGTCAAGTTGTCGCCTGAATTCGTCAAGCTGTCTCAGTGGATGTCTCAATTCGGCTCTGTGGTGTAATTGGTCCACCCTTCGCTTTGCCATAAGAATCTTGTTGTGGACGAGGTTCGCCACTCTCCTGAGGATTTGCTCAAGCTTTGCTTTAAGCTCATTTTTGTCTGGCACAGCCATCTCCGCTGCTGCCGAAGGAGTTGGCGCCCGCCTGTCAGCAACAAAATCAGCAATCGTAACATCTATCTCATGCCCAACAGCCGAGATAATAGGTATCTTCGATGCGAAAATAGCCCTCGCAACGCCCTCATCGTTGAAACACCATAGGTCTTCCTCAGAACCACCTCCACGCCCAACTATTATTAGATCAACTTTGCCATATTCGTTAAAATCCTTTATCCCTTGAATAATGTCGGCTGGGGCGTCATCACCCTGAACCAGCGAATGACGCACTATTATTGTTGTCCACGGTGCGCGTCTGCGAACCACTTTTATAATATCTCTTACAGCAGCGCCCTTAGCAGATGTTACCACACCTATGACGAACGGAAATTGTGGAAGCGGTTTTTTGTGGATTGGGTCGAAAAGCCCTTCTGCCCTGAGTTTTTCCTTTAGCATTTCGAATTCTATCGCCCGTTTCCCCTTTCCTGCAGGCAGGATGTTTTTCACCAGTAATTCGAATTTGCCGCCTTTCGCGTAAAGAGTTGGCTTGCAAAGGACTTCAACCGCAACGCCATTCTGAGGCCGCCAGGGAAGGTTTAGATTATAGGTCTGCCACATTACACACTCCACTTGCGCCTGCTCGTCGCGGAGAATGAAATACCAATTGCCGTTATGGGTCTTAAAATCACGAATTTCGCCTGTAACCCAGACATCGAGCGGGAACCTCTCGTCAAGAATATCTTTGATGAGATTGTTAAGTTCCGAAACGCGATATATTTTCCGTTCCACAATCATTTTTCATATAAATCTAAACGATAATGAGAATATGTTAAGCAAAAAATTATTTGCGCCAAAGCTGAGTTAAAATTTTATTGACACAAAAAAGGTTTGTTTTATTTTTGGCAAAGCCATAATGTTTGGAGTATTTAGTTAAAACTGCATTCTAAGACTGTGAACCGAAGTAGAGATACCTTAAAACCGCGTGTAAACGAACGGATAAGGGTAAAAAGAGTACGGGTTATAGGGCCTGACGGCAAACAACTTGGGATAATGCCCACGGCGGAAGCATTGCAGCGAGCATACGACATGGACCTCGACCTTATAGAGATAGCTCCACATGAAAATCCGCCAGTTTGCAAGATAATGAATTATGGAAAGTACCTTTACGAACTCAAAAAGCGCGAAAAGGAGCTTAAAAAGAAGCAGGTAGGAACCCAGCTTAAAGAAATAAGGCTTACATCGCGAATAGGTGAACACGACTTCAATGTCAAACTAAAAAAGATTCGGGAATTTCTCGAACACGGCTACAGAGTAAAAGTTTCTCTAAGGTTCAGAGGACGAGAGATAACGCATCGCGAACTCGGCGAGGAATTGTTGCGGCGAATAGCGAATCAAACGCAGGACCTTGGAAAAGTTGACTTCGGCCCAAAGCTTGAAGGACAGTTTATGGTTATCCAGATAGTGCCTTTCGGAAGAAAAGCGAGGAAAAGCTAAAAGGAAAATTTACTTCCGAAATTTTTATTAACAATGTTGTTGCGAATAGGCTATTTTTTTATAAAATAGCATCAAAAAAACTTCTTAGGTGGAGGAATATTGATGCCAAAGTTGAAAACGAAAAGAGGAGTAAGGCGTCGCTTCAAAATAACGAAAACTGGAAAAGTTCTTGCATACCATGCAGGCAAAATCCACTTTAAGCGGCGAAAAAGAGCTAACACCAAGCGCAAACTGCGCCAGAAACAGATTCTTGCAACGGGTGACGCCAAGAGAGTAAAGAAAATGTTACCGTATGCTTAATTTTTTGAAAGAGCTGATCGAAGGCAGCCAAGTTGGCGGACGCCACGCCTTACGATTGGCAAGGAGGTGAAAGATGAGAAACATACCAAAAGTACCAGCCCATAGGAAAAGAAGAAAGTTCGTAAAAGCAGCAAAAGGTTATTTCGGTGCCAGAAAAAGACTCTACCGCACTGCACGCGAGGCAGTAGAAAGAGCTTGGCAATACCAATACATACACAGAAAACTTAGAAAGCGTGAGTTCCGCAGATTGTGGATAGCAAGGATAAACGCAGCGGCAAGGGAATACGGCATATCGTATTCAAAACTTATAGGCGCATTAAAAAAAGCTAACATAAAACTGAACAGGAAGATGCTTGCGCTCCTTGCTTTTGAAAATCCTCAGGCTTTCAGGGAAGTATTGGTATCAGCAGGCCTTGTCCCGCAAGAGGGGTGAAAATGGAGCTTTCCGAGCTTCGCGAAAAACTTGAGAAACTAATTTCTGAAGCCCAAAAGGCAGCAAAATCCGCCAGTCCAGACGAGTTAATAAAGCTACGCCCAAAATTCCTTGGCCGCAAAGGAGAACTCTCCCAGATAATGCGTCTTCTCGGTCAACTCCCACAGGATGTAAGGCCACAAGCAGGAAAACTCGCCAACGAAGCCAAAAGAAAACTTGAGGACATATTCGCAACCGTTGAGGAAAAACCAAGAAAGGCGGAAAAAGTATTTGACCCAACATTACCCGGAAGATACCACGAACTTGGCTCAATACATCCCATAAGGCAGGTTCTCCGTGAAATAGTTGACATATTCTATGGCATGGGATTCTCTGTCGCGTCAGGTCCCGAAATAGAGACGGAATATTATAATTTTGACGCTCTTAATACCCCCGAAGACCACCCTGCAAGAGACATACAAGATACATTTTATCTTCCGAAAAAGAATTGGCTTCTACGCACCCAGACATCGCCCGTTCAAATAAGAGTAATGGAGAGCAGAAAACCGCCCATAAAAATAATAGCGCCAGGACGGTGTTTCCGCCGAGATGCGATAGATGCCACGCATTATTACACATTTCATCAAGTTGAAGGGCTCTATGTAGACCATGATGTCACGCTGGCAGACCTTAAAGGTGTGCTTACTGCGTTTGCCAAGAAGCTTTTGGGCGAGGATGTCGAGGTAAGATTTCGCCCACACTTTTTCCCCTTCACCGAACCATCCGTCGAATACGACTTTTCATGCCCCGTATGCAAGGGCAAGGGTTGCAGAATTTGCAAATACACTGGCTGGATTGAAATATCAGGCGCAGGAATGGTTGATCCTGAGGTATTCAAAGCCGTCGGCTACGACCCAGACGAATATCAAGGTTTCGCATGGGGAATGGGCGTTGAAAGAATAGCGATGGTAAAATTTGGTATAGATGACATAAGGCTTTTCTACGAAAACGATCTCGCCTTTTTAAGGCAATTCTAAACCCACTAAAAAGCTTCATTCTGAAAAAGACCTCATCCAATCCCATATTTTAGATATCGAATCTGTTATCCCGGGGTCTCCTATTTCGATCGGCGACTTTCCACCAACGATAGCATCAGTTATCCTTCTGTCGAACGGCAACATCGATAAAACAGGAACATTATTTTCATCAGCCCATCGTCGAATCTGAGCCGCGACGGACTCATTTATATCGAACTTGTTTATAACTATTGCCACGGGAATTTTAAAATGGGAAATAAGCTTTATCACCCTTTCGAGGTCATGCATGGCTGACAGAGTTGGCTCGGTAACAGCTATCGCAGCATCAACCCCGGTCACAGACGCGATAACCTGACATCCGACACCCGGGGCACCGTCGATAACAAGCCAATCATAACCATACTCCATAGCTTCTTCAGCAGCTCTTTCTCGTAGATATGTAACCATTTTACCGGAATTTTCCCGCCCAGCAGTAAGTTCACCGTGCCACAGTGGACCATACGGGGTATCTGACCTCTTAACATAACCACTTATAATGCTTCTCATTTCCACTGCACCTACAGGACATACCCATTCGCACACCTTGCATCCCTCACAGGCATGTTCGTCAACGATATATGTGGTCCCATCAAACGATATAGCATCGAACCTGCAGTTTTGACGGCATAAATCACAATTTGTGCATTTTTCCGGGTCAATGTATGCTACTTCAGCATCGCTATACTGTTCTTTAGAGGATATCTTAGCGCTTACCACGAATTCGAGGTTTGCGGCATCAACATCAGCATCCACCAAGACCTTTTTCGGCACAAGTCTCGCTAATGCAGATGTTATCGTAGTTTTCCCCGTACCACCTTTTCCGCTTATTACGACTACTTGTTTCATGATGATAGTGCTTTTATTTTCCTCCAGAGTTCAACAAATTTATCACGCCATTCAGACGACATAGCGACAGGTGCTTGTCCTTGAGAATACCATTTTGCGATCCTGTCGTCGTAAGGTATTTCAGCGAGTATCGGTATCTCGCGCTCTTTAGCAAGTTTTCTTACTTCCTCATCTCCGATATCTGCTCTATTAACGACAATTCCGACTTTCTTGTTTAGCGAATCAGTTATTATCAGCGCCTCTTTAAGATCATGGATACCGAAGGGTGTCGGCTCGGTTACCAGAACCACGAAATCCGCCCGCCGAACAGATTCTACCATAGGATGGGCAGCACCAGGTGGGCAATCGACAATGATATCTCCACCCACAACAAAATCGAAAAGCTGTCTTATAAGAGGTGTAGCGAATGATTCTCCCACATTAAGGTCGCCATCGATGAACTTAATCTTATTCTTTTCACCATGTCTTATGTAGCCTATTTCACGCGGCACTTCTTTTATCGCTTTCTGCGGACATACAAGCACACAACCGCCACAACTTTTGCACATCTCAGGAACTGCGAATACCTTAAGCCCTTTAAGAACCACTATCGCATTGTAGGCGCAGAATTTGGAGCATTCTTCACAAAAATCACACTTATTAAGGTCAACTTCTGGGAAAGGCACAGTTGCCTTTTTTACCGAATTTATCTGCGCATGAAGAAGAATATTAGCATTTGGTTCCTCCACATCAGCGTCGAGCAAAGTTACATTCTGGGCTGCCAGCGCAAGCGACACTGCTACGGTCGTTTTTCCTGTCCCACCTTTTCCGCTCGCTATCGAAACTATCATGATATGACCTTAGCTTTAGCCAATCCTTCGCTTTCCCCTGCCCAGACCTCTACCCATACCTCGACCAAGGCCTCTTCCACCATGTCTCCTGCCCCATCCCATACCGCGACCGAGACCTCTTCCTGGACCAAACCCCATTCCATAACCCATACCAATATTTGGAATTTGATGCGCGGAAGTCGGCTCACCTTCCTCTTTTCCAGCTACAGGAATTTCATCTTCATAGTAAATAGCCCCAAAGGGACATCTCTCAACGCAAATCCCGCAATTAGTGCACAAATCCTTATTAATAACTGCTTTCCCATCGACAATTTTTATGGCACCAACGGGGCAAAACCTTTCGCATACACCGCATCCAGTGCATAGCGATTCCTCAATTTTAGGAATCATTTTTCACCTCACCCAAGATATTTTAGGGCGGACATTTAAGCCCGCCCCCATCGTTATTCTTGTTCTGATTTTTTCATCCGCTCCTGTATTTCCTGCAATCTCCTCTCTATTTCCTCAATCTGTTTGCGCAGATTCTGAGCAGTGGTTCGCAGGAACTTCTCTTCTTCTTCAGGCGTTGGCTCGTAGCCTGCGTAAGGATAGTATGGTGCTCCCCATCGAGCCCAGCCGGGCAAACCGGTAAGATAGTACCAATTGCGCCATCTCCATCCTCTTCCCCAGCCACCGAACCAGATGGGGTATACATACCTTGCAGCTCTACCAAGCCATCTTCCGCCCCAACCTGGGACGACATAGCCAGGGTGAGGGTATCCAGCGCAATATCCAAGGCCCCTGCCAGTCATTGGGCCTGCGCCCCATGGGCCTGTTCTATCTCCCCACGGCATATTTCTTCACCTCCTTTTTATTTCTGTTATTTCCTCTAATTCTCCCTTAACGAAGGAATCAAAAGCTTGCTTTGCTGTCACGCCTGCCGGCGCGGAGAAAATCTTCACTCCAGCAGATTGTAACATAGACATGGAATTGGGTCCTATCTGAGTAACAATCACAGCCTTTACCCCTTTATTTATCAACATCTGGCACACCTGAATACCAGCACCACCACGAGCATCCGCATAAGGATTAGGAAGTGTCTCTACAAGTTTCCCAGAGGATGAATCAAACAAAACGAACGAGTTTGCTCTACCAAACCTTGGATCTATTGCTGAATCCTCACTCTCTCTTGTTGTCGGTATTGCTACTACCATTCTCTCCTCCTTCAAATCAAAGTATATTTACCAAAAAGCGTTTGTCAATATTAGAATGCTCTAATATTGTTAGATTAATCTAATAATTTTTCAATAGAAGTCAACCCTTTTATCTATTCTTTTAAATTTCGCTATTTTTAACCAACGGGTTGACCAGCGAGCTTCTCAAGGAATGCCTTTGCTTTCACGCGGTTAAACTTGAATCCTACTTCATTGGGTTCAAATCCCAATGCCAAGCCGAGAAGCTGTGGATAGTAAAGCACTGGTATTTTGTACTCGGTTCCAAATTCGTGTTCCACTTTCCGCTGATTCCCCTCATACATTACAGAGCAGAAGGGGCAAATTAATATAAGCGCGTCAGCCTGCGCCTCTTTTACTGCATCCAATTTTGCTTTCGTCATCTTAAGCGCTATGTCTTCCCTTACGCCCAAAATAGCTCCACCACAGCATTTGTCCTTCTCGCGATAAAATATAGATTCAGCTCCCGTAACTTCTATCAACTCATCAAGCGTATGAGGATTTTCAGGGTCGTCAAGGTTTCCGTATATTTCCGACGGTTTTATGTAATGGCAACCATAGTGAGCAGCAACTCTTATACCCTCAAGCGGTCTTACTACATGCTTTTTTATCTCTTCGATTCCATAGTCCTCGTAAAGCATTCTGGCGAAATGTTTGACTTCGATACTTCCGTTGTAGCTCAATCCAAAACGCTTAAGTTTTTCGTTGAAATGCTTGAGATACTCGGGGTCTTTTCTGAAATGATAGTTAGCTTCCTGAAGAGTTTCAACACACGCAGAACATAGGGTTACTATATTAAGACCTTGCTTTTCCGCCAGAGCGAGGTTTCGCGCTGCCATAAGAAATCCTGCTTCTTGTTTCACTGACCTTATCGGAAAACCGCAGCAACTGAATTCAGGAATATCAACGAGTTCTATGCCAAGCTTTTCTGCTACTTTTCTTGCTGAAAGTTCATAATTTAGGGCTCTCGTTGGAACGGTGCATCCAAGAAAAAGTGCGTATTTCATCTTAATACCTCCGATTTTCAAATGCTAATGAGCACAGCACCCATAAAAGCAAGCGCTATGCCCAAAAGTTTCTTAATGGTTAGAGCCTCACGAAGAACACCTATAGCAAGTATTGTCGTTATTATAGGATAAAGCGATGTTAGAACAACAACTCTTGACGACTCGGTTATGCTAACAGCTTTGTAGAAAAACGGCGTCCCGAGACTCGAACTTATGCCTGCCGCCGCAGCGAGCAAGTAGTACGCGTTAACATTCTTGGCGAAGCCTTTGCCGAAAAGGAGCATGTAAATGGGCAACAACAGCAAAGAGCCAAGAAAACTTGAGAGAAATGTGTATCCACTACCTATTTTATCAGCTGCAATCTTTGCAAAAAATCCCCATAAACCCCACATCAAAGTAGCCACCAATGCATATGGTATCCAGTTATGCATACGAGTTATCACCTCGCTATTTGCTTTCTTCCTGGCTGGATGTTTCTTCTATTACCGATTTTGCTACTTTACCAACACTTTCCTCGTCAAGAATTTTCCTTATCGGTTCAGGTTGTTCTGGTATTTCTGGTAATCCGAGTTTCTGTCTTCTTTTATTTAAGTCGCCCACCTCGTATAATCTTCCGAACTTGTAAACTTCTGCCGCCTGAAGCTTGAAAGCATCGTGCACTATCCCATGTTTAACGGCGATGTTCTTAAGCGCCATCATAAGCTCAGTTATAGTTATACCTTGTGGACACCGTTCTTGGCATGCCACACAACCTGAGCAAAGCCATACGAATTCGCTGTTAAGCACCTTGTCCCGCATACCCAAAAGAACCATGTGAATAATTTTTCTCGGGTTGAATACATCATCTATTTCGCGGACCGGACAGGATACCGTGCATGTGCCGCACGCAAAACATCTCGTTATAAGCTCCCCACCGGGAGTGTTCTTAACCTCATCGACGAATGTTGGGTCGAGTTCATCAGCCTTTATTACTTCCATTTGGCTCTCCTTGCAAATATTTTTATGAAAATAAATGGTCAACTATATTACTAATCAAGCGAAATTTTACTCAACTTATTTACCGACATTGCAGACGAAACAAAATACCTGTTGACCCATAAAAGTTACAAAGTTTTCTTTTACTAATGAACAACTTGGCTAAAATAACATTATCTTTTCTGCTTTTGCTAAGCACCATTTGCCTTGCACAGCCCGAATCTGTGGCATTGGAAAGCTTTATTGAGGGAATAGCTGAGGAATACTTCAACGAAAACTTATCTGCCGCGCTCGAGAAATTCTTAATGGCTGAGCTTTTCAACCCCAAAGAAGCAGCAATAAAAATTCAGATCGCGGAGATTTTATTCCTTGCGGGCGAATACGAGAGGGCACTTAAAAAGATTGACGAAGCTTTACTTCTTTCACCGAAAGATTGCGACGCGTTACTTTTGAAGGCGAAAATACTTACCGAACTTGGCGAATGTGAGCAGGCAGCAAAAATTATCAAATCATTGCCTACAGCTATTCCTGAGGATTATCTTGGCATCGCTCAGTGTTTACTCGATAAAAAATTGTATAAACTGGCCGAAAATGTTCTTACCGCTGGTCTTGAGAGATTTCCTGAATCGGAAAATTTAAAACTTAAGCTTGCCAATATATATCTTCACGAAAAGAAGGTCGAGCAAGCTAAAAATATCCTTGTTTCGCACATAAAATCAAAACCCAGATCCAAAGAACTTAGATATATTTTATCGCAAATATATATTTATTCTAACTTTCACGACTCCGCTTTTATCGTGTTTAAGGATTATTTGGTTAATTTTCCGTTTTATCAAGATTCAATAAAATCCTTTGCCCAAGAATTACTTTTTTCGCCATTATCAATTAATTATAAAGATAGTGTTATCGTTTATATTGCTAAATATATGCCAGAATACATGGTCAAACTAACTTTCGATTATAGATATTGGCTTTTATATCATGGATTTTCACAGCATGCAACGGAAATATTGCGCGCAATTTCCCAAAAAACCGCTGACTTATCAATAGCAAATTTGCTCATGGGGATTTACTATGAAGACATATGGTGTGATGATTCCGCACTTATAAAATATATGCAAGTGATGAATGCTAATCCCCTATTTGAAGCATATATAAATTCCGCTTTCATATATCTTAACTATGGCTTTATAGATAGTGCTGTATATATTATAAAAGAGGGAATAAAAATCTTTCACGGCTCCAAATCATTCTGGTATTGGGGAGGTATGGTTCTCCTCTCAGCCAAAGAATATGAGTTGGCTTCCCATTTCCTCGCGGAAGCATGCAGATTAAGTCCTACTAAAACTAAATTCGTATATTCGGGACCTGCAGGTGTTTCCGTGGACCTGAATTTTGACTCAAGATTTGGGCTTGCAGACTCAAGAGAAAGGGCTGGAGCAAGACCAGAGGCAATATCAATACTTACTGAACTTATTCGTGAATATAACAACAACCCAAAGTTGCTAAACTATCTTGGATATATAATGGCAGATGATAGCTTCAAACTTGATTCTGCTATAGATATGATAAAAAAAGCTCTATCGTATGAGTCAAAAAACCCCGCATATATAGACAGCTACGGATGGGCACTATATAGATTGGGCAAATACGAGGAATCACTCTCATGGCTCAAAAAAGCTTATATATTAATGCCAAACGATCCAGTAATACTTGAGCATGTGGGTGATGTTTTTTCATCAACAGGAATGGCAGATTCAGCAATGTATTACTGGAAAAAAGCGCTTGACAGGGACCCAGGAAACAAAATTGTTCTGATGAAAATAATAAAAGCTATGGAGAGATAGGATGAAAAAAGAAATAAAAATAAATAATATAACCATTGGCGGAGAAAAAATTGTTCTTATAGCAGGTCCATGTGCCATAGAAAATGAGGATATGGCTTTAGAAACCGCGGAAAAGCTTGCCAATATAACATCAAAGTTAAACATACCATATATTTTCAAGGGCTCATATGATAAAGCCAATAGATTATCAATAAACTCTGGCAGAGGACTTGGCTTCCCAAGAGGACTGGGGGTTCTTCGGAAAATCAGAGAAACATTTAATATACCAGTCTTAACTGATGTACATGAAACATATCAAGTCGAAGCAGTAGCATCGGTTGTCGATATTATACAAATCCCAGCTTTTCTATGCAGGCAGACTGACCTCGTTCTTGCCGCCGCTTCAACTGGAAAACCGATAAATATAAAAAAAGGACAATTCATGGCTCCTGAAGACATGAAATACATAGCGCAAAAAGCTGAATATAAAGGCAATAAGAATATAATGATAACAGAACGCGGCACATCATTTGGATACCATGATCTGGTTCTCGACCCGCGTAGCATAGTTATACTAAGATCACTCGGCTATCCTGTAATTCTGGATATAACCCATAGCGCTCAAAAACCTGGTGGAATCGCTGGTGCTTCTGGCGGAGAAAGAATGTTCGTAATCCCATTTGGTAAGGTCGGAGTAGCGCTTGGTGTGGATGGCATATACATGGAAGTCCATCCTGACCCAGAAAAAGCTATATCTGATAAATTTATACAAGTACCACTCGATGAAGCCGAAAATTATATAAAAGCTATATTCAATATATAAAATAAAATGGAGGCGTATATGAACGATCTTTTTGGCAACGAGGAAACAAAGCCCGAAGAGGAAAAAACAGAGGTTCCCAAAAAACGAGAACGGCGCAGGAAAAAAACAAAACCTGAAGAACCTAAATCGTTTGAGGATGCTATCGATGAACTCGAAAAATTAGTTGAGAGGCTTGAAGACCCAGAGACACCGCT harbors:
- a CDS encoding N-acetyltransferase, encoding MAHKVIEVKDRAHLAAFIHFPWKVYKYEPNWVAPLVGEEYKLHNFNKHPFWKHAEAKYFLAVDKGQVLGRIAAIYDPNFISFQELNWGYWGFFECIHNQGVANSLFEAAANWLKNKGVEAAIGPMNPSTNYSCGLLVKGFDSPPVVMMTYNPKYYIELIEGYGMEKAKDLWAWIVDTPRIPERLEKLGNYALKKGGFAIRKVDFSKLDEEIRRLFEVYNKAWEKNWGFVPMTEAEFLHLAKELKMIADKDLVFIAEVDGKPVGFSLALPDVNQALIHLRSGRLFPFGIIKLLYYSKKINRLRVITMGVIEGYRNKGIDIAFYYYTFKEGLKKGYIAAECSWVLEDNVPMNKALEDIGAKMYKIYRIYMMKL
- the xseA gene encoding exodeoxyribonuclease VII large subunit encodes the protein MIVERKIYRVSELNNLIKDILDERFPLDVWVTGEIRDFKTHNGNWYFILRDEQAQVECVMWQTYNLNLPWRPQNGVAVEVLCKPTLYAKGGKFELLVKNILPAGKGKRAIEFEMLKEKLRAEGLFDPIHKKPLPQFPFVIGVVTSAKGAAVRDIIKVVRRRAPWTTIIVRHSLVQGDDAPADIIQGIKDFNEYGKVDLIIVGRGGGSEEDLWCFNDEGVARAIFASKIPIISAVGHEIDVTIADFVADRRAPTPSAAAEMAVPDKNELKAKLEQILRRVANLVHNKILMAKRRVDQLHHRAELRHPLRQLDEFRRQLDELRMRAENIVKLNLERAKKRVEHLSEKIKLLSVENTLSRGFSIVWRNGNIIKDSSTLVPNENVVIQFFKGKADAEIKKIKS
- the infC gene encoding translation initiation factor IF-3, which codes for MNRSRDTLKPRVNERIRVKRVRVIGPDGKQLGIMPTAEALQRAYDMDLDLIEIAPHENPPVCKIMNYGKYLYELKKREKELKKKQVGTQLKEIRLTSRIGEHDFNVKLKKIREFLEHGYRVKVSLRFRGREITHRELGEELLRRIANQTQDLGKVDFGPKLEGQFMVIQIVPFGRKARKS
- the rpmI gene encoding 50S ribosomal protein L35; translation: MPKLKTKRGVRRRFKITKTGKVLAYHAGKIHFKRRKRANTKRKLRQKQILATGDAKRVKKMLPYA
- the rplT gene encoding 50S ribosomal protein L20: MRNIPKVPAHRKRRKFVKAAKGYFGARKRLYRTAREAVERAWQYQYIHRKLRKREFRRLWIARINAAAREYGISYSKLIGALKKANIKLNRKMLALLAFENPQAFREVLVSAGLVPQEG
- the pheS gene encoding phenylalanine--tRNA ligase subunit alpha — protein: MKMELSELREKLEKLISEAQKAAKSASPDELIKLRPKFLGRKGELSQIMRLLGQLPQDVRPQAGKLANEAKRKLEDIFATVEEKPRKAEKVFDPTLPGRYHELGSIHPIRQVLREIVDIFYGMGFSVASGPEIETEYYNFDALNTPEDHPARDIQDTFYLPKKNWLLRTQTSPVQIRVMESRKPPIKIIAPGRCFRRDAIDATHYYTFHQVEGLYVDHDVTLADLKGVLTAFAKKLLGEDVEVRFRPHFFPFTEPSVEYDFSCPVCKGKGCRICKYTGWIEISGAGMVDPEVFKAVGYDPDEYQGFAWGMGVERIAMVKFGIDDIRLFYENDLAFLRQF
- a CDS encoding ATP-binding protein yields the protein MKQVVVISGKGGTGKTTITSALARLVPKKVLVDADVDAANLEFVVSAKISSKEQYSDAEVAYIDPEKCTNCDLCRQNCRFDAISFDGTTYIVDEHACEGCKVCEWVCPVGAVEMRSIISGYVKRSDTPYGPLWHGELTAGRENSGKMVTYLRERAAEEAMEYGYDWLVIDGAPGVGCQVIASVTGVDAAIAVTEPTLSAMHDLERVIKLISHFKIPVAIVINKFDINESVAAQIRRWADENNVPVLSMLPFDRRITDAIVGGKSPIEIGDPGITDSISKIWDWMRSFSE
- a CDS encoding ATP-binding protein — its product is MIVSIASGKGGTGKTTVAVSLALAAQNVTLLDADVEEPNANILLHAQINSVKKATVPFPEVDLNKCDFCEECSKFCAYNAIVVLKGLKVFAVPEMCKSCGGCVLVCPQKAIKEVPREIGYIRHGEKNKIKFIDGDLNVGESFATPLIRQLFDFVVGGDIIVDCPPGAAHPMVESVRRADFVVLVTEPTPFGIHDLKEALIITDSLNKKVGIVVNRADIGDEEVRKLAKEREIPILAEIPYDDRIAKWYSQGQAPVAMSSEWRDKFVELWRKIKALSS
- a CDS encoding 4Fe-4S binding protein, which produces MPKIEESLCTGCGVCERFCPVGAIKIVDGKAVINKDLCTNCGICVERCPFGAIYYEDEIPVAGKEEGEPTSAHQIPNIGMGYGMGFGPGRGLGRGMGWGRRHGGRGLGRGMGRGLGRGKRRIG
- a CDS encoding DUF5320 domain-containing protein, with product MPWGDRTGPWGAGPMTGRGLGYCAGYPHPGYVVPGWGGRWLGRAARYVYPIWFGGWGRGWRWRNWYYLTGLPGWARWGAPYYPYAGYEPTPEEEEKFLRTTAQNLRKQIEEIERRLQEIQERMKKSEQE
- a CDS encoding NifB/NifX family molybdenum-iron cluster-binding protein, which codes for MVVAIPTTRESEDSAIDPRFGRANSFVLFDSSSGKLVETLPNPYADARGGAGIQVCQMLINKGVKAVIVTQIGPNSMSMLQSAGVKIFSAPAGVTAKQAFDSFVKGELEEITEIKRR
- a CDS encoding CoB--CoM heterodisulfide reductase iron-sulfur subunit B family protein produces the protein MKYALFLGCTVPTRALNYELSARKVAEKLGIELVDIPEFSCCGFPIRSVKQEAGFLMAARNLALAEKQGLNIVTLCSACVETLQEANYHFRKDPEYLKHFNEKLKRFGLSYNGSIEVKHFARMLYEDYGIEEIKKHVVRPLEGIRVAAHYGCHYIKPSEIYGNLDDPENPHTLDELIEVTGAESIFYREKDKCCGGAILGVREDIALKMTKAKLDAVKEAQADALILICPFCSVMYEGNQRKVEHEFGTEYKIPVLYYPQLLGLALGFEPNEVGFKFNRVKAKAFLEKLAGQPVG
- a CDS encoding EamA family transporter, with translation MHNWIPYALVATLMWGLWGFFAKIAADKIGSGYTFLSSFLGSLLLLPIYMLLFGKGFAKNVNAYYLLAAAAGISSSLGTPFFYKAVSITESSRVVVLTSLYPIITTILAIGVLREALTIKKLLGIALAFMGAVLISI